From Anaerolineales bacterium, a single genomic window includes:
- the cysK gene encoding cysteine synthase A, producing the protein MNIASNITQLVGNTPLVRLNRLTAGAKADVLVKLESFNPAHSIKDRIGVAMIDAAEQASLINPGSIILEPTSGNTGIALAMVCAARGYRCTLTMPDTMSRERRMLLRAYGAELILTPGSEGMSGAIRKAEELAASDQRYVIPQQFNNPANPEIHRRTTAEELWRDTDGKLDLLVAGVGTGGTITGVGEVIKARKPSFKVVAVEPRGSSVLSGGEKGPHQIQGLGAGFIPQVLNTHIYDEVISVSNDDALQTARRMANEEGLLVGISSGAAVWAALQVAHRSENDGKLLVVIAPDFGERYLSTPLFADLAD; encoded by the coding sequence ATGAATATCGCCAGCAATATTACCCAGCTGGTCGGGAACACACCCCTCGTCCGGCTCAACCGCCTCACTGCAGGCGCGAAAGCCGATGTGCTAGTTAAGCTGGAATCATTCAATCCCGCCCACAGCATCAAAGACCGTATCGGCGTCGCCATGATCGATGCCGCCGAGCAAGCCAGCCTGATAAATCCCGGCAGCATCATCCTTGAGCCTACCAGCGGTAACACAGGCATCGCCCTGGCCATGGTATGTGCTGCTCGCGGTTATCGCTGCACCCTGACCATGCCCGATACGATGAGCCGGGAAAGGCGTATGCTCTTACGCGCCTACGGTGCCGAGCTGATTCTCACCCCAGGTAGCGAAGGCATGTCCGGCGCCATCCGTAAAGCGGAGGAATTGGCTGCCTCCGACCAACGCTATGTCATCCCACAACAGTTTAATAACCCCGCTAATCCCGAAATCCATCGCCGCACCACTGCCGAAGAGCTTTGGCGTGATACTGATGGCAAGCTGGATTTGTTGGTTGCTGGTGTAGGAACCGGCGGTACTATCACCGGCGTCGGGGAGGTGATCAAGGCTCGCAAGCCCTCATTCAAGGTTGTGGCTGTCGAACCACGGGGGTCTTCAGTGCTATCCGGTGGCGAGAAAGGTCCCCATCAGATTCAAGGTTTGGGTGCGGGCTTCATCCCCCAGGTGCTCAACACCCATATCTACGACGAGGTCATCAGCGTGTCGAATGATGATGCGCTGCAGACTGCCCGGCGGATGGCAAATGAAGAAGGATTGCTGGTAGGCATCTCATCCGGAGCAGCGGTTTGGGCTGCTTTACAAGTGGCGCACCGATCCGAGAATGACGGCAAGCTGCTGGTGGTCATCGCCCCCGATTTTGGCGAACGCTATTTGAGCACCCCGCTCTTCGCCGACCTGGCAGACTAG
- the cysE gene encoding serine O-acetyltransferase, protein MLETFRQDVHSALSRDPAARSALEVILGYPGLHALWGYRIAHWFWRHDLKLFGRLLSQLVRAITGIEIHPGAQIGSGLFIDHGMGVVVGETAEIGQDVTLYHGVTLGGTSLEKGKRHPTLGDRVVVGAGAKILGPITIGPDSRIGANAVVVKSVPANAVVVGVPGQNIARSKPHRQSDAPDLNHTSLPDLVGVSLVDLIKRVEALEAEVDGHANGKPHVHAPTDGTWSGEDFSI, encoded by the coding sequence ATTTTGGAAACCTTTCGTCAGGATGTGCACTCAGCCTTGAGTCGCGACCCGGCGGCAAGGTCTGCCCTGGAGGTGATCCTGGGTTACCCAGGCCTGCACGCTTTATGGGGTTACCGCATTGCCCACTGGTTCTGGCGGCATGATCTCAAGCTATTCGGGCGGCTTCTCTCCCAGCTCGTGCGCGCGATCACCGGCATCGAGATTCACCCGGGTGCACAGATCGGCTCAGGTCTGTTTATTGACCATGGTATGGGGGTGGTTGTTGGTGAGACCGCTGAAATTGGTCAGGATGTCACCCTTTATCACGGCGTCACCCTGGGTGGCACCAGCCTGGAAAAAGGAAAACGCCATCCCACCCTGGGTGACCGTGTTGTTGTGGGTGCCGGCGCTAAGATCCTGGGTCCCATCACCATCGGGCCCGACAGCCGTATCGGCGCCAACGCCGTGGTGGTGAAGTCTGTCCCCGCCAACGCAGTGGTCGTGGGCGTCCCGGGCCAGAATATCGCCCGCAGCAAGCCCCACCGCCAGAGTGATGCGCCTGATCTCAACCACACCTCCCTGCCCGACCTGGTGGGTGTGTCATTGGTTGACCTGATCAAGCGCGTGGAAGCCTTGGAAGCCGAGGTGGATGGGCATGCCAATGGTAAGCCCCACGTGCACGCCCCCACTGACGGTACCTGGTCGGGTGAGGATTTCTCAATCTAG
- a CDS encoding molybdenum cofactor biosynthesis protein MoeB, whose protein sequence is MLPDLSHEEILRYSRHLLIPDVGLDGQRKLKVASVLIIGTGGLGSPAALYLAAAGIGHIGLVDYDVVDRTNLQRQVIHGTSTVGKLKVESARDRMHDLNPDIQVDIYNEVFTSTNAEGIAEPYDLIIDGSDNFPTRYLTNDLCVLTRKPNIYGSVYRFEGQVSVFDARVGPCYRCLFPEPPPPGLVPSCAESGVLGVLPGTIGTLQATEALKLLLGTGEPLIGRLLLYNAQDMSFEFVKLRKNPACKVCGEHPSVTALIDYDAFCGVPGHQVETGSAGEQWDISPRELSARLNSGASLCLVDVREPHELQISRIEGVRNFPLGQLATRGNELDPQDDIVLICKAGVRSTRALHILLGLGFRKLHNLQGGMNAWVKDIDPRQPIY, encoded by the coding sequence ATGTTACCTGATCTTTCTCATGAGGAAATCCTGCGTTATTCTCGTCACCTGCTCATCCCCGATGTTGGTCTCGATGGGCAGCGTAAGCTGAAGGTTGCCTCGGTGCTGATCATTGGCACGGGTGGTCTGGGTTCACCAGCCGCTCTATACCTTGCTGCTGCAGGGATTGGGCATATCGGGCTGGTCGACTATGACGTGGTCGACCGCACAAACCTGCAGCGCCAGGTGATCCATGGCACCTCCACGGTAGGCAAGCTCAAGGTAGAATCCGCTCGCGACCGCATGCACGATTTGAACCCCGACATCCAGGTAGATATCTACAACGAGGTTTTCACCTCCACCAATGCTGAGGGCATCGCTGAGCCTTACGATCTGATCATTGATGGCAGCGATAACTTCCCCACCCGCTACCTCACCAATGACCTATGCGTGCTTACCAGGAAGCCTAATATCTACGGCTCGGTTTACCGCTTTGAAGGCCAGGTGAGTGTCTTTGACGCCCGCGTGGGCCCTTGTTACCGTTGCCTATTTCCCGAGCCACCCCCACCTGGCCTGGTGCCATCCTGTGCCGAAAGTGGTGTTCTGGGCGTGTTACCTGGGACAATTGGTACCCTGCAAGCTACCGAAGCCCTCAAGCTGCTGCTTGGCACAGGTGAGCCATTGATTGGCCGGCTGCTGCTATACAACGCCCAGGATATGAGCTTTGAGTTTGTCAAGCTGCGCAAGAACCCTGCCTGTAAGGTGTGTGGCGAGCACCCCAGCGTGACCGCTCTCATCGATTACGACGCTTTCTGTGGAGTTCCTGGTCACCAGGTGGAAACCGGCTCAGCAGGTGAGCAATGGGATATATCTCCGCGTGAGCTTTCAGCTCGGCTTAACTCAGGTGCTTCACTTTGCCTGGTGGATGTTCGTGAGCCTCATGAGCTGCAGATTTCCCGCATCGAGGGCGTACGCAATTTCCCCTTGGGGCAGCTTGCAACACGTGGTAATGAGCTGGATCCTCAAGATGATATCGTGTTGATCTGTAAGGCCGGTGTGCGTTCCACGCGCGCCTTGCATATCCTGCTTGGGTTGGGTTTCCGCAAGCTCCACAATCTGCAAGGAGGGATGAATGCCTGGGTCAAAGATATTGACCCAAGGCAGCCGATCTATTAA
- a CDS encoding GlcNAc-PI de-N-acetylase gives MAPDVSQPFTMLVCLAHPDDETFGMGGTLALYAKKGVQVHLVCATRGDVGDVDQDLLQGFSSVAERRESELRCAAGILGLSGVYFLGYRDSGMPGTPDNQHPNALAAQPVDEVAARVVHYIRLLRPQVVVTHDPIGGYKHPDHIAMHHATLRAFQLASQASYPSDLPPFQPDKLYYQTMPKAIMRWAVRLAPLLGMDPRHFGRNRDIDLVAVVQEGSFPTHARINCRSVSEIRDQATACHTSQLGGAIGRKGPMTILRRYLGGTESFMRAYPEPVNGLHERDLFAGIASVT, from the coding sequence ATGGCCCCTGACGTGTCTCAACCCTTCACAATGCTGGTTTGCCTGGCTCACCCCGATGATGAGACCTTTGGGATGGGCGGTACCCTGGCGTTGTATGCTAAAAAGGGGGTGCAGGTGCATCTGGTGTGCGCCACACGTGGCGACGTGGGTGATGTGGATCAAGACCTCCTGCAGGGCTTCAGTAGCGTGGCTGAGCGCCGCGAATCCGAGTTACGTTGTGCAGCCGGTATATTGGGCTTGAGCGGGGTCTACTTCCTGGGTTACCGCGACTCCGGCATGCCTGGCACCCCCGATAATCAGCATCCCAACGCCCTGGCTGCCCAGCCAGTGGATGAAGTCGCTGCCAGGGTGGTGCACTACATCCGCTTGCTTCGTCCGCAGGTGGTGGTCACCCATGATCCAATCGGGGGATATAAGCATCCGGATCATATCGCCATGCACCACGCCACACTGCGCGCTTTCCAACTGGCTTCACAGGCGAGCTACCCTTCCGATCTGCCACCTTTTCAGCCGGACAAGTTGTATTACCAGACCATGCCGAAGGCGATCATGCGTTGGGCGGTCAGGCTGGCCCCCTTGTTGGGCATGGACCCGCGCCACTTTGGCCGTAATCGTGATATCGATCTGGTGGCAGTGGTACAGGAAGGTAGCTTCCCCACCCACGCTCGCATCAATTGCCGCAGTGTCAGCGAAATCAGGGACCAGGCTACTGCTTGCCACACCAGCCAGCTGGGTGGAGCTATCGGTCGCAAAGGACCCATGACCATATTAAGGCGCTACCTTGGGGGCACTGAATCGTTCATGCGTGCATATCCCGAGCCGGTGAATGGATTACATGAGCGCGATTTATTTGCTGGCATTGCATCGGTGACGTAA
- a CDS encoding DNA repair protein RadA, with translation MPKTHTQYVCQQCGRTAARPMGRCPQCGAWNSMVEEIIAAPTKAVHAAGRGLTGISTPLKLTEIDGDVDERWGLSIGEFARVLGGGIVPGSIVLVGGDPGIGKSTLLLQVALEMAQTGLVLYISGEESERQIKMRAMRLLKDTPEEMPDGLLLVTETSLGVILEHVSAVKPSLVIVDSIQTTYMPELESGAGSVTQVRECASRLRELAKGSGIAVFLIGHVTKEGAIAGPRVLEHIVDTVLYLEGDRFQSYRLLRSVKNRFGATSEVGVFEMRERGMVEVTNPSEAFLAERMVNAPGSAIAVTMEGTRPILVEVQGLSSPTAFGNPRRTPNGVDFNRLLLVSAVLARRMGLRLGDQDIFVNVVGGIQVEEPAADLAVATAIASSMRDVAVRADTVLIGEVGLSGELRMVGQMPARLREAAKLGFKTAIVPKSIRKAEPWPKGIEVVEVRSLREAIERALVGRE, from the coding sequence ATGCCGAAAACACACACCCAATACGTTTGCCAGCAATGCGGGCGTACCGCTGCCCGCCCGATGGGGCGCTGCCCGCAGTGCGGTGCCTGGAACTCAATGGTGGAGGAGATTATCGCCGCGCCAACAAAGGCTGTGCACGCAGCTGGCCGTGGCTTGACGGGTATCTCGACGCCGCTCAAGCTGACCGAGATTGATGGCGATGTGGATGAGCGCTGGGGGTTATCCATTGGGGAGTTCGCCCGCGTGCTGGGAGGTGGCATCGTCCCCGGCTCGATCGTGCTGGTTGGAGGTGACCCAGGTATCGGCAAGAGCACGCTACTGCTGCAGGTGGCGCTTGAGATGGCACAGACAGGCCTGGTATTGTACATCTCGGGAGAGGAATCGGAGCGGCAGATTAAGATGCGGGCCATGCGCCTGCTAAAAGACACTCCAGAGGAGATGCCAGATGGGCTGCTGCTGGTTACAGAGACCAGCCTGGGGGTTATCCTGGAACATGTTTCTGCAGTAAAACCATCCCTGGTAATCGTGGACTCCATCCAGACCACTTACATGCCAGAGCTTGAATCAGGAGCCGGTAGCGTGACCCAGGTGCGAGAGTGTGCTTCAAGGTTGCGCGAACTGGCCAAGGGCTCAGGTATAGCGGTTTTCCTGATCGGGCATGTAACCAAGGAAGGGGCGATCGCCGGCCCGCGGGTGCTTGAGCATATCGTCGATACCGTGCTTTACCTGGAGGGTGACCGCTTCCAGTCGTATCGCCTGCTCAGGTCAGTCAAAAATCGCTTCGGGGCAACCTCGGAAGTGGGGGTGTTCGAGATGCGCGAGCGCGGTATGGTGGAAGTGACCAACCCATCCGAGGCTTTCCTGGCTGAACGGATGGTGAATGCCCCTGGGAGCGCTATTGCCGTCACCATGGAAGGCACGCGGCCCATCCTGGTGGAAGTACAGGGATTATCCAGCCCCACAGCATTTGGCAACCCCCGCCGGACCCCCAATGGGGTAGATTTCAACCGGCTGCTGCTGGTAAGCGCAGTGCTGGCACGGCGCATGGGCTTGCGCCTGGGAGACCAGGATATTTTCGTGAATGTTGTGGGGGGCATACAGGTGGAGGAACCAGCGGCCGACCTGGCAGTGGCAACAGCCATTGCCTCATCGATGCGCGACGTGGCGGTGAGAGCCGATACTGTGTTGATTGGCGAGGTGGGGCTTTCTGGTGAGCTGCGCATGGTGGGACAGATGCCTGCCAGATTGCGAGAAGCGGCTAAGCTGGGCTTCAAAACGGCTATCGTGCCGAAAAGCATCCGCAAGGCCGAACCGTGGCCCAAGGGGATCGAAGTGGTGGAAGTACGTTCGCTGAGGGAAGCGATTGAGAGGGCGTTGGTTGGCAGGGAATAA
- a CDS encoding NDP-hexose 4-ketoreductase, producing MAGMERFTQRARRVLSLAHQEAERMHQNYIGTEHLLLGLMKEEGGVAGRVLRELGLDAARMEEVILRITGTGQSTSAKLDLSPGVQRALENSVEEARKMGHHYIGTEHLLLGLVGLGEGVALDVLRKMGVSAEQIRRQTRRVLDESSTSASSESNARRSAVGAGEQVSKETGKTKTPMVDQLATDLTTLAEESKLDPVIGRQMEIERVIQILARRNKNNPALIGEPGVGKTAIVEGLAQRIVENDVPAPLMNKRVMQLDVGSLVAGTMYRGQFEERLKRVIDELKASGAILFIDEVHMLVGAGAAGSSVDAANILKPALSRGELQVIGATTLDEYRKYIESDAALERRFQPIMVDEPTIDETIEILRGVRSAYEEHHRLTISDEALNAAAHLSARYVTERFLPDKAIDLIDESSSRVRMYKSPAAKTAKELMTQLKGLRQDHALALEDGRADDAQDLQERMDELERQLEYLRTGWDRATSPTVTSEDIAEVVAMWTGVPVMQIAQAESERLLQMEDDLQKHIIGQDEAIQAISKAVRRARAGLKDPRRPIGSFMFLGPTGVGKTELTKALARFMFGSEDALIQLDMSEFMERHTVSRLVGAPPGYVGYEEAGQLTEALRRRPYSIVVFDEVEKAHPEAHNMLLQIMEEGHLSDARGRKVDFRNAIVVMTSNIGAEMIKRQTSLGFSLQRDEETEEKLAYDEMRKKLMDSLKRVFRPEFINRLDSVIVFRALAKEDIKEIVNLELNKVSERLKEHDISLVATPIALEKLAELGYDPEMGARPLKRVIQQKVEDVLSDALLSGTFADGDAIIVDYREDEVVLRREPEGEPTPASV from the coding sequence ATGGCAGGAATGGAACGTTTTACACAGCGAGCCAGACGGGTTTTGAGCTTGGCACACCAAGAAGCAGAGCGGATGCACCAGAATTATATTGGCACTGAGCATCTCCTGCTGGGCTTGATGAAAGAAGAAGGCGGAGTGGCTGGCCGGGTGCTGCGCGAACTGGGTTTAGATGCTGCACGGATGGAGGAAGTTATCCTCCGTATCACAGGAACCGGTCAATCTACTTCAGCCAAGCTCGACCTATCACCTGGCGTGCAGCGTGCGCTTGAGAATTCGGTGGAAGAAGCCCGCAAGATGGGACATCATTACATCGGCACCGAACATTTGTTACTTGGCCTGGTAGGATTAGGTGAGGGGGTGGCGCTGGACGTCTTACGCAAGATGGGCGTGTCAGCCGAGCAAATTCGCCGGCAAACGCGCAGGGTGTTAGATGAGAGCAGTACGTCGGCTTCGTCTGAATCGAACGCGAGACGCTCTGCGGTAGGCGCAGGCGAGCAAGTTTCAAAAGAGACCGGTAAGACCAAGACCCCCATGGTGGACCAATTGGCAACGGACCTGACCACCCTGGCTGAAGAGAGTAAGCTTGACCCGGTAATCGGTCGCCAGATGGAGATCGAACGGGTGATACAAATCCTGGCACGACGCAATAAGAATAATCCCGCCTTGATCGGTGAACCTGGTGTGGGCAAAACGGCTATCGTGGAAGGCCTGGCCCAGCGGATCGTCGAAAATGATGTGCCGGCTCCCCTGATGAACAAGCGCGTCATGCAACTTGACGTCGGTTCACTGGTGGCGGGCACGATGTACCGAGGACAGTTCGAAGAACGCCTGAAAAGGGTCATCGATGAGCTGAAGGCTTCGGGGGCGATCCTGTTCATCGATGAGGTGCATATGCTGGTGGGAGCTGGGGCAGCTGGATCTTCGGTTGATGCGGCGAACATTTTGAAACCTGCCCTTTCACGAGGTGAGCTACAGGTGATCGGTGCCACGACCCTGGATGAATACCGAAAATACATTGAAAGTGATGCCGCCCTGGAAAGGCGTTTCCAGCCCATCATGGTGGATGAACCTACCATAGACGAGACGATTGAGATCCTACGCGGGGTACGCTCGGCGTATGAAGAGCACCACCGCCTGACTATCTCCGATGAAGCCCTGAATGCGGCAGCACACCTATCGGCGCGTTACGTCACCGAACGCTTTCTACCCGACAAAGCAATCGACCTGATCGATGAGTCATCATCACGGGTAAGGATGTATAAGAGCCCGGCAGCGAAAACCGCCAAAGAATTGATGACCCAACTTAAGGGTTTGCGGCAGGACCATGCGTTGGCACTGGAAGACGGCCGAGCCGATGACGCCCAGGATTTACAGGAGCGCATGGATGAGCTGGAAAGGCAGCTCGAATACCTGCGGACAGGATGGGACCGGGCAACCAGCCCAACCGTCACATCCGAAGATATCGCCGAGGTGGTGGCGATGTGGACGGGTGTGCCGGTGATGCAGATTGCCCAGGCAGAATCGGAACGCCTGCTGCAGATGGAAGACGACTTGCAGAAACACATCATCGGGCAGGATGAAGCCATCCAGGCAATCTCCAAAGCGGTACGTCGTGCCCGGGCAGGCTTAAAAGACCCCCGCAGACCAATCGGATCGTTCATGTTCCTTGGCCCAACCGGGGTTGGGAAGACCGAGCTGACCAAAGCCCTGGCGCGCTTCATGTTCGGCAGCGAAGATGCACTTATCCAGTTGGATATGTCGGAGTTCATGGAACGCCATACGGTGAGCCGGCTGGTGGGTGCCCCACCGGGATACGTGGGGTATGAAGAGGCGGGCCAGCTAACCGAGGCATTAAGACGAAGGCCGTACTCGATCGTGGTGTTCGATGAAGTGGAGAAAGCCCACCCTGAAGCGCACAACATGCTGCTGCAGATCATGGAAGAGGGCCATCTATCGGATGCGCGCGGGCGCAAGGTGGATTTCCGCAATGCCATCGTGGTGATGACATCGAATATTGGAGCCGAGATGATCAAGCGGCAGACATCGCTGGGGTTCTCGTTACAGCGCGATGAAGAGACCGAAGAAAAGCTAGCTTATGATGAGATGCGTAAGAAACTGATGGACTCGCTCAAACGGGTTTTCCGGCCTGAGTTCATCAACCGCCTGGATTCGGTGATCGTGTTCCGTGCCCTGGCCAAGGAAGACATCAAAGAGATTGTCAATCTCGAGCTGAACAAGGTATCTGAGCGCTTGAAGGAGCATGACATCAGCCTGGTGGCCACACCCATAGCCCTGGAAAAACTGGCCGAGCTGGGTTACGACCCAGAGATGGGTGCGCGACCTTTGAAGCGGGTCATCCAACAGAAGGTGGAGGATGTGCTCTCCGATGCACTGCTTTCTGGCACCTTCGCAGATGGGGATGCGATCATTGTGGATTACCGCGAAGATGAGGTTGTCTTGCGACGCGAGCCAGAAGGGGAACCTACGCCCGCAAGCGTGTAG
- a CDS encoding 30S ribosomal protein S1 — MDQINAQAGQEEVPEGEVNPKDTDERPTASMDSMESLLQEKGLDIDFPKQGEIRTGVIASLGDSEILVSVGTKSEGVISGKEKEQIPAEVLASFTVGQEIPVYVLTPEDTSGNLVLSYMRAREETDWQEAEALKASGAAIDAQVIGYNKGGLIVPIGMLRGFVPASQVSVMRRVEGDESPDSRWGKMVGEPIKVAVIEVDRARHRLILSERTALQETRETIKDRLLDELQEGTVKTGRVTSLADFGAFVNIDGADGLVHLSEISWERIDHPSEVLKVGQEVKVKVIAVDQERKRIGLSIRQLQADPWVVKVSNLKEGQLVEGTITHLTKFGAFARLDEDLEGLIHISELSEQRINHPKEVVKEGDVVTLRIIKLDTERRRIGLSLRKVDSMAYANMDYEMMLSGKQTSEPGKAEDIAEDVAEDIAEDKVENIAVDKTEDVAEDLAEVNTEDIAEEATEEQPETPADE, encoded by the coding sequence ATGGATCAGATAAATGCCCAGGCTGGGCAGGAGGAAGTACCAGAAGGGGAGGTTAACCCAAAGGACACAGACGAACGCCCGACAGCTTCAATGGATTCAATGGAATCGTTGCTTCAGGAAAAGGGTTTGGATATTGATTTTCCGAAGCAGGGTGAGATACGCACTGGTGTCATCGCCAGTCTCGGCGATAGTGAAATCCTGGTAAGTGTTGGAACCAAATCAGAGGGGGTGATCTCTGGCAAGGAAAAAGAACAAATCCCTGCCGAAGTGCTAGCGAGCTTCACAGTTGGCCAGGAAATTCCCGTATATGTGCTCACACCTGAAGATACCAGCGGAAACCTGGTGCTCTCCTACATGCGCGCCCGCGAAGAAACCGACTGGCAGGAAGCGGAAGCTTTGAAAGCCTCAGGCGCAGCGATTGACGCCCAAGTGATTGGATATAACAAGGGCGGCTTGATTGTACCGATCGGTATGTTGCGTGGGTTCGTCCCCGCTTCGCAGGTGAGCGTGATGAGGCGTGTGGAAGGTGATGAAAGCCCGGATTCGCGTTGGGGCAAAATGGTTGGTGAGCCGATCAAAGTTGCGGTGATCGAGGTGGACCGTGCCCGTCATCGCTTGATCCTTTCGGAACGCACTGCCTTGCAAGAAACGCGTGAGACAATCAAAGACCGCCTGCTGGATGAGCTCCAGGAAGGAACGGTCAAGACCGGGCGCGTGACCAGCCTGGCAGATTTTGGTGCATTCGTGAACATCGATGGCGCAGACGGCCTGGTGCACCTATCAGAGATCAGCTGGGAACGCATCGATCACCCAAGCGAAGTTCTGAAGGTTGGACAGGAAGTTAAGGTGAAAGTGATCGCGGTGGACCAGGAACGCAAGCGCATTGGTCTCTCGATCCGCCAGCTTCAAGCTGATCCCTGGGTGGTGAAGGTCTCGAACCTGAAGGAAGGCCAGCTTGTGGAAGGCACGATCACACACTTGACGAAATTTGGCGCCTTTGCCCGTCTGGACGAAGACCTGGAAGGTTTGATCCATATTTCTGAGCTAAGTGAGCAACGCATAAACCATCCCAAAGAGGTGGTGAAGGAGGGTGACGTCGTCACCCTGCGCATCATCAAGCTGGATACCGAACGACGGCGCATTGGTTTATCGCTGCGCAAGGTCGATTCGATGGCATATGCCAACATGGATTACGAGATGATGTTATCGGGCAAGCAAACCAGCGAGCCTGGTAAAGCCGAGGACATCGCTGAGGACGTAGCTGAGGACATAGCTGAGGACAAGGTTGAGAACATAGCTGTGGACAAGACTGAGGACGTAGCCGAGGATTTAGCCGAGGTCAATACCGAGGACATAGCTGAAGAAGCAACCGAAGAACAACCTGAAACCCCGGCCGATGAGTGA
- a CDS encoding ABC transporter ATP-binding protein has translation MDRPDPDVIVTHGLSKSYKNLLALKMLDLHVHQNSIFGFLGPNGAGKTTTIKLLLGLTRPTSGTATVFGLDSVTQSVDIRARIGYLPQEPHFYEYMTARQTLHFTAEFFFSGPKKAINDRVDEMLNLVDLDGKSDRPIRTLSGGERQRLGIAQAQVNYPDLLILDEPAASLDPLGRRDVLEVMSKLRKYATIFYSTHILDDVQRVSDTVVILNKGELVAQGPIEELLAGSEGVIYIIHLKGEVDAVLNKIEALPWVSAVKTSQHNSEYIWQVSVSDPLTAEQHLLKLLVNEPVTVNEFRRKQYELEDVFMQVIEGGQNVGK, from the coding sequence ATGGATCGACCTGACCCTGATGTTATCGTGACACATGGGCTAAGCAAATCATATAAAAATCTGCTCGCCCTCAAAATGCTTGACTTGCACGTCCATCAAAACTCGATTTTTGGTTTCCTCGGCCCGAACGGAGCAGGCAAAACGACAACCATCAAGCTTCTGTTGGGGCTAACACGACCGACCTCTGGAACAGCAACCGTCTTTGGTCTTGATAGCGTCACTCAAAGTGTCGATATTCGTGCCCGCATCGGCTACTTACCTCAGGAGCCGCACTTTTATGAGTATATGACCGCTCGCCAGACTCTCCACTTCACCGCTGAGTTCTTCTTCAGTGGTCCGAAGAAAGCCATCAATGACCGGGTGGATGAAATGCTCAACCTGGTAGACCTGGACGGTAAATCGGACCGCCCAATCAGGACTTTATCCGGTGGAGAAAGACAAAGGCTGGGAATTGCCCAGGCTCAGGTGAATTATCCTGATTTACTCATCCTCGATGAGCCGGCTGCTAGTTTGGACCCACTTGGGCGAAGAGACGTGCTGGAAGTGATGTCAAAACTACGCAAATACGCCACCATTTTTTATTCAACCCACATACTAGATGATGTTCAGCGGGTCAGCGATACGGTTGTCATCCTCAACAAGGGTGAGCTGGTTGCCCAGGGGCCCATCGAAGAGTTATTAGCAGGCAGTGAAGGCGTGATTTATATTATTCACCTGAAGGGGGAAGTGGATGCGGTCCTCAATAAAATTGAGGCCTTACCCTGGGTGAGTGCCGTCAAAACCAGCCAGCATAACTCCGAGTATATCTGGCAGGTAAGCGTCAGCGATCCCCTGACGGCGGAGCAGCATCTGCTCAAGCTGTTGGTGAATGAGCCTGTCACCGTAAATGAATTCCGCCGTAAACAATATGAGCTTGAAGATGTGTTTATGCAGGTGATTGAGGGAGGTCAAAATGTCGGGAAATGA